Part of the Primulina huaijiensis isolate GDHJ02 chromosome 15, ASM1229523v2, whole genome shotgun sequence genome is shown below.
GAAGTCGTAGGCTTAAATTTCAACTTGAAAAATACTGTATTTGTAATGTTTGGTGGGACTGGGGACACACACTAGCGCGTCcgaaatttacaaaaaaattagtatatataatcaaataatagAAAGAGGAATGCGCTGAAAAATCTCTAGCCGCCTCATTTTCAGGTAATTACTTCTCTGTCTGATCTATATCTAtaggatattttattttttaatttcgatgtttgtattttattttattttttaaaaaatagttgaacaagttatttaaccaatttctcacgtgtgtgtatatataatatatatatatatgaagcgAATTCTGTGAGTTTTTACCAACTCTAGTTTGTCGATTTTGACTTGTTTGTCTGTGGCGTGATTTATGGTTATGCATGCGGATCTAGGGTTTTGGCTGTGTTGTTGATTGATTCTGTGGTTAGGTAATGTAGCTTTTGTGCTGGGAAATTGAAGATTTACGATTGGATTTTACAGATTCTGACGCAATATTTATGTCATGCTCAATTTTGTTAGATTGGAACTCGTTATTAGTGTGAATTAGGTGTATTGAGATTTACGTTGTGGTGTTGGTGATTGTAGGCGGTAAGGATGTCTACGCCAGCAAGGAAGCGGCTGATGAGGGATTCCAAGCGGCTACAGCAGGACCCTCCTGCTGGCATCAGTGGCGCTTTTCTCATCTATCGCTGAATGGGAAATCAGTGTTATGCTCATTCCAAGTGGTTTTACATCCCCCTAAATTCGAAATTATGTGTTACtgatgaatttatgtttctgctAAATCATTGCAAcggtaaaatttatttttctcacaTGTTATTCATGCCAAAGGTGTTATTGCATGAgaaaatatgaacaaatacAAATATTTGATGTGTGAACCTCTGATATATGGTGCATTATTTTGATGGCCTAATGTGTTACCCTTCCCTTATGTTGGGTCAAAAGCACGACGACGACATGCTGAAAAGTTCATTAGAAGTTTTGTTGACATTGAATCTGGTTCTCTCTATCTTTcagttttttaatattatatatatatatatatattgtttgctAATAGGTACGTTTAAGCTGTCACTTCAATTTACAGAAGACTACCCAAATAAGCCCCCAACAGTGCGATTTGTGTCTAGGATGTTCCATCCAAACAGTAAGTTACTTGATGTTCTATTTATCAGTATCATAAGCATGGCATAACGGATTACTCTTTGCTCGACTCTCTTTCTTTTAAAGATTAACAAAGCCAACACCAACCACGGAAGCACTgcaatgaatatatatatatatatatatatatatagacacacacacacaccgtTTAGCTGATCCCAATTGGAGTGGGACTAATATCTGTATGATTATGAAAGAATCATACCTTCATGAATCACAGTTCTTGCCAGAAATTATCATCCGTCGTTTATAAAAATGGCAAGAAGTTACTACTGCAGCCTGCATTTTTACGGTGTATTCGTTGGTTGTCTTGATGGTTTTATGTTAGCATATTGTCAGTATGCACTATTCTTCAAGCTATCTGAAAGTGCCACCTTTAGACATTGTGATGCTATTTCTCTTATGTACTGTCCAAACATAACATCTCAAGAATCTCACagcaaattatttaattatttcatttacTGCTTATTTTGAATCAAAAATGTTTACTACCCTGCTCAACATGACTTGTGACATGATTCTGTTGTGTTTGCTAAGGAGTACCACATATCTTGGTAGCAAGGATTTCTCGAGTTCTAAGTTTCATTCCTTTAAAGATGTTTGATTAATTGTGAGGAGGGGCTTTATATCTGCTTTAGCCCATCAGTGTTGTACTAAAAATTTGTATAGTTCTGCTTCCATCAACTTCGTCTCCACAAGCGTGAAACTTCTATGCCTAACCAAATTTAGCTAGTATATACTTTTTAAAAGCACCTCGACCATTTTCATTTGAAGTTTCTTAACATTCATCTTTGAGTTCGCAAATTTTTGTGCATTTCATTTGATATTATGGGGCCCACGTAGTTTTATCCATTCTCTATTTGTGGCTATAAATATCGTAATAAATGCTGTGAATCATGGATATCTCATTAGGATGAGCACACATGTAATATTTTAAGTTTGCTCGCTTGGTTCATTGGcttttatcatatattttacCACCATTGTTACATTGTTTTCTAAAGCTTACATTTGGTGTGATGTGGTATTAGATGTATTTCCAAGAGACGATTGGTGAATGGCGTTAATCATTATAGATTTTCATTGTCGATGAGGTATTCCAACTAAATGGAAAAAATTTTGATTACAATTCTTCTTTTCTTGTTATATTTCTGTTGTTTATTAGTTTATGCTGATGGAAGTATATGCTTGGATATCCTGCAAAATCAGTGGAGTCCAATATATGACGTAGCTGCTATTCTTACATCTATCCAGGTAGATTATGGCTATGAAATGTTGTACCATGTCTTTTCTCTACATCTATAGATTGGAACATCAATTATGATAGTTTAAGTTCTCAAGAAGAATAAACTAACATGATTTAACTAAAATAGCTAGAGGTGAGTACAAGCAGGAGTTGAGGTATGACAAGGTGTAAATTAAGTAActatatcaatttatttttgttttacagATGCATGTAAGCCGTCAACGAGACACTATAATGTTTGTGTACTTGCACAATGAAATCTTGTAAATATTAACTTCAGAGACCAAAATCTCTGGCCTGTGTATTGAATTTTTGTCATATATCTAATCCAAATGCATGATAGAGAATTGTGACATTAAGAAACTGCTGGATAGTTTGTTTAGTTTCCACttcaaagttaaaaaaaaaaaatttatttttccttcaCCGCCCACTCAACTTTAACAATATTTATAGGCTGCCAATATTACTGTGTATGCCAGTCTCTTCAGAAATCGTGGTGGTGCAACAAAGACTAATAAATTTTCGCCGTGATTGTCGGTATTATTGTTTGATCGATAGGTTTTATTTCTGGTTGTAACATACCATGCTGGAATCATGTTTACTCCTGATAGCGCCATGACAAGAGTCAATCACTTATTTAATTCTCATTTACAGTCGCTGCTGTGTGATCCAAATCCAAACTCACCCGCAAATTCTGAATCTGCGCGGTTGTTTAGTGAAAACAAGCGTGAATATAACAGGAAGGTGCGTGAAATTGTTGAGCAGAGCTGGACAGCAGATTAGTGTTTACTCCTAAAGACTGCATAATGGGAGATTGCTACTGATGAAGAAGCTTCATATTCCAACGTCCTTTCTCCCGGTAGAATCGTCTCTGTTTCTGTGAACCTTTGTTTTATTATCATTCTACGCAAGTGACTCCTATAGTTTGAGAAAACATTGTTATTGTATTACATACTAATCTTAAGGACACTGAAGGGTCTTTCTCTTGATATTTTTCTGGTGTTCGAATGTGCCATAATATCTGTACATATTGATATCTTGTACCAGATAGTGTGAAAATGTATTAAACTATTGTTGCCTAacaacccccccccccccccccccccccctcccNATTTATTATTCTTGAGTTGTATATAACATCCACATACCTcgatataataattatttatatatatatatataacttttaatCATTATACATGGGAAAATAAATGGAGCAAGGGGGACCCTCGGTAGAAATGGAGATGATAATTGATAGGTAGGCTTCTTTGGGACTTGGGTGTCTTAAAATATACCTTGCGTGTGGGAGGGTGCCTTTTGTTTTTATACACTTTTGTGGGTgtgttatataattatatatctaAACTGATAGGGTACTCACACTAATGGCCATTGATTTCATGGGTCGAGAAATTGGCTTTCAGTCttcagccgtcgattttttttgtgttcagtctctgggtacttttttaataccacatttccacatgaagtgtaccacatttccacatgacatagtaccacaattttgtgggtagggagtgaacccaaagaaatattttgattggagatttttcaccGACTTACCCTTCATGGGTTCTACTAAtcaaatgattaaaaattaaaaatcaaacctAAATTTTCTGTTATGATGattgatttgaaaatttgaatttctttttaaatccAAATCGTGATTGTTTAAAAACTAATACAAACCATCGATTTGGTCAAGTTTTTGTTCATCTCTAGCTAATAcataattcaaattttgaaagaaaaagtgTGTTTCCATTGAGAAACGTTTTTCGCCTTTTTGGTAATGGTGTGTCTAATAAGTGCATCTCTCGCATTCAATACAGTCATCCAAAATTCAAGAAacgaattaaaaaaatttatcatgaGACGAGTTAATTAGATCAAAATTTAGAGTCAACTGTaatatttttggtaaaaaaattattattattcatgtgTTGGGTCTGATAAGAGATATATCTTACGAAATTGACTTATGtctcatataaatttttatgataGAATTTATATGCCCAGTTGTATAAAATCTGTCTATTATATAATAGGAGTGAGATCGGGTAGAGGCCTGTTTAGTAATCTTCTTACCCAATTTTTGTCCCGATtagaattgaaatttttttctccCCGATCTTGCACCCGACAATATTGGGATCGAATAATTGGGATCCCGAAAATTCGAGATGTCATCAGATAGAGAGATAATATTACAAAAGTTAAAGACATCATCAGGTATGGATATGATATTCAGATATATATAAAGGTGGGAACAACAACGTATTCCCTTCACTCTTATAAGTTTAGCCTAAAGGAGAGAAAATTATGATAAACtatctttttattttgtataattttattttaagtataatttttgtttaagtaatttttttgtatttggaTGGATTAGTTGACCGTTTAATTTAAGTCCTAAAATCATCATCAATGGGTTTACCTCTTTTAAATGTGTTAGTCAATTCTATATTGGGTTCgacccaatattattttatttaaaattacaatcttCCAACTAAATatgtttataatatttaaaaaaattaaaaaattattgaaataatcAATCCGGGCTCGGGATCTCTTCGGGTGGATAATTTCCTAATCTCTTTCTCAACATTGATCGGGATGAGAAAAATCCCGACAACTCGGGTTGAGAATTTTTTTGGACGGGAACGTGGTGGGATTCGGGTCGGGTCGggattttcatttttcttgtcAGACctgttatatataattttatttctataaaggtttttttttaaaaatattatcacaaACATCTTTTTCCCTTAAAAAAATCAAGAGAGAGGGTTCGGACTAGGGTTGCAAATGAATTGAGTCAGTTAGTAAGCTTTTCGAGCcgacttaaaaaatatttgatttgtattcgAGCTTATCGTTTCGAACCGAACTCGAACATGGTCGAATTTTTTTCGAGCCAAACTCGagcccaaattattttattccatAATTCACAAGATGCTTAcaagttttagtattttattaatataatataatcatatattaaataaataaatttctagCATTTCAAGTACTTATTTTTTTAGCAATAATTCAAATAGTTTGTAaacatgttcgaatctttcgagTCAAACTAGAACTCGAGCTTTAATTCGAATCGAATTCAgccaaaagttttaaaattttcgaactcGAATAAAACTGATTCAATCCGAATTCGAGCCTTCAAATTTCGTTATATTCGGCTCTATTCAGTTCATTTACACCGCTAGTTCGAATTTGGGAGGCATGAGTGAaccaatttattatattttagaaaaaaatgaaatttatttataaaaaaattaaaattttgattgtaTATATCTATTTCCACTTGATTATCTATTATTAAATTTCAGTATTAGACTTGTATGTTtctattttgataattttaatcttttatttttcataatgtTAACGTGAAACTACATACATCAAGATCACCAGATTACATGTTAGAGTCACATCGACGCTATACTAAGAAAAGACTAAAGTTACAAAAAATATAGAGATAATagattagaaataaaatatgattactTGTAATCTAACTTTTGgaattatcataataaaattccttgattcaataaataattaatatgtaaCGAGTTAATCTATTTTTGTCTAGAACAAAACAGCCTAGGACATTGACGCATAagaatacaaaaaaataaaataaaaaaaaaaactgaaattaaatttaaaattgtagCAAAATGGCCAAACGACGCCGTATCCGATccccaaaaattttcaaattctctTCTCCAATCAGCGCCTTGAATCCACTCACCCATTTCTACTAAAAGCGACTGTATAACTACACCTACTCGCCGACCTCCATCAATTTACACAAGGTGGAGCCTGGAGATGTATACATACACTAGTTCTACTCCACTGTATGTATAATTATCTTCGCCACTTCTGTAGAGTAAGCGGGCACAGGATTTACAGAGAGAAGCTGAATACATGCTCCAGAAATGGTGAAGAAGCTGGTGGAGTGATGCGGCGTTGATGGTTCCATTTTCTTGCCATGAGTGTATGAAATAATTCTGCAGGTATGCtggcttttgatttttttatacttttagttttttttttcctttcttttttaacTTTCATAACAATCAGTCTTTCACCTGAAGTTTGACNGGGTTTCCTCCATTTATGCCTATTTTTGTTTGCCGGGTTCTCTATTCGTCAAGATTTGTAGCTGCGGGATTCTGATGTGAGATAAACCCTTCGTTTTTCAGGTATGAAAAAGCGCAGATCTGAGCTGCATTGCAGTGAAACCCACTTTTATTtacctgtttttttttttatgctttcTGGTTCTTGTTTTATGTTTGTATTTGTGGTGGTTTGTGATTCCTTGTGAGCGGTTGTGTTTGATTTAAATCTTCCTCTACGATACCGCTACGACTGTGTTTGGAAAACGTATATACCTCTTGAATCATTTGTTCTTCGATTCTAATGTTTTTGACCTCGTAACTTAGAAAACATAACTTTTTGATAGGCAATAGGACTTTATCTTGCCCTGTTCTgttggaaattaaaattttgtttatttccagattttttcttttaaaatttaatttattttagctacATTGTTTCCTGATGCTTTCACTTAATGAAATGTTGCaggttttaattaaattgagcaACTGTTCTTTTAAAGCGGCGTTCTTCAATGGGTAAGTCTCCTGGGAAATGGATCAAGACTGTGCTCTTCGGGAAGAAGAATTCGAAGTCTAATTTATCCAAGGTAAGATGAGCTATTATTGCTTTATtaatgtgttttgaaattttctcGTTGATGTTTGACAAATCTTTTGCCTGCTCTTAATTCCATTTTCCATTAATGACGTTCCTTTGTGTGGTTTCCCAATGTTCAATAATCCATCAAAGAATTATTGCTTATACCTTCTCAGGATACATCACTGGGtggttaattttttaaattattttttaaagttaGTTTGTAGTCCAATTTTGGTCTCATATGAAGATAATTCTGGAATTTAGAACGTCCACTATGATTTGTGTAAGTCATCAATATTCCACtttcaatttcatattttccACGATTCTTTGGTGTTGTATGAATGTTGGATCGACTTATGATGAAATATATGTGGGCGTTTTAGTCACCTACGTATTGTAATGTTTCTCTGTAATTTATGTCTTCGTTATGTTTTGATGTTTCCTTTGCTATACTTGCCATCTCTATCCAGAAGCCATTTATAATCAGGATTACCTTTTCTGTGCCATATGCTAATTATATTCTGCAAAATCCAATTACGcgatgaaaattatattttaaaaccaATGTCTTGAATTATTTAACTATACTTCTCTGATTTTTCATTATGCTTCTTGAACTCGGAAATTATGAAAGTTTGGAATTAGATTTGTTGATAGTTTTGTTTTTAGGATATGACTTTATATCTTTCAATAATGGTTCCGCTtggtataaaaattataatgctGATTTACACTGCTTTGTGTGTCACAACGTCACTCCTCATGAAAGGCTGCTGCAAAGTCCCCTGTTGAGAATCAGGCTGGTAAATCTGCAGTCATTACTGATCCGCCTCCCCAGTTGACTGATAGAAATGTTGAAGATATGGAAATTGAGAAGGGTACATCTGTTGCTCCTTGTGATGCCACCCAATATTTTGGGAATCAACATTCACAAAGTAATTTAATGGTTCCAGTCGATGATGCTGAGATGAGGAGGCAAGAACATGCTGCCACAATAGCACAAGCAGCCTTTAGGGGATACATGGTAAGTTGGTAACGTACTATGAAATTGCATGTGGATATTGCTACTTAGCTGACCAGCCTGAGTTATGCATataattctttcttttcttgtttTCAATTGATTTCTTCAACTTCTTGGCTTCTTGTGACTGTGTTTAACCATAGGCTCGACGTGCATTTTGGGCTCTCAATGGTATCATAAGACTGCAGGCTCTTGTCAGGGGACATCTGGTCAGGAGACAGGCAGTTGCTACTTTTCGTTGCATGCGGGCAATTGTTAAGATCCAGGCTCTGGTTCGTGGACAAAGAGTTAGACTTTCCGACACCAGGCCTGAAAAGTTTAAAAAGTATACTTTTGCAAAGTGTCAGGTAACTTTGACCCGTGTAACGTAATTTATTAAAGCCTCTTCTTTTCAAGTCTCGTGAATGAAGAAATAGGTGATGAGAGAACCTATAATGGTCGTCCCAACTTGACTCCAAATTAGTTTGGCCTCATGCGGTCCGCGGACCGGTGATTCTATATGAAAAATATGTCTTTCCTTTTCTCAACCCCCGAGCCT
Proteins encoded:
- the LOC140959616 gene encoding ubiquitin-conjugating enzyme E2 2-like, encoding MVHYFDGLMCYPSLMLGQKHDDDMLKSSLEVLLTLNLVLSIFQFFNIIYIYIYCLLIGTFKLSLQFTEDYPNKPPTVRFVSRMFHPNIYADGSICLDILQNQWSPIYDVAAILTSIQSLLCDPNPNSPANSESARLFSENKREYNRKVREIVEQSWTAD